A stretch of the Streptomyces sp. WMMB303 genome encodes the following:
- a CDS encoding MraY family glycosyltransferase, translated as MREYLLTLCVVAAVTYLLTGPVRKFAIAAGAMPAVRARDVHREPTPRLGGIAMFGGMCAGLLVASQLTNLGELFTLSDEPRALLSGAGLIWLIGVLDDKWGVDALVKLGGQMIAAGVMVLQGLTILWLPVPGVGNVALTPLQGTLLTVTVVVITINAVNFVDGLDGLASGMVLIAAAAFFMYAYRIWYGYGVEAAAPATLFAAVLMGMCLGFLPHNMHPARIFMGDSGSMLIGLVLAGGAVSITGQVDPDRLSMSTGSVRDAVHSMVPVYMPLLLPLGIIAIPVADLVMAIVRRTWNGRSPFAADRGHLHHRLLEVGHSHSRAVLIMYFWAALIAFGAVAFSVRSSSLAIVLTIVLLSAVGLVVLLMPRYTPRVPGWAQRMLPPRYRRGGQEPTEAEVAAPESAAAGERPTAREADREPAMAGLHGATAIGERRQFTREKKINTPE; from the coding sequence GTGCGTGAATATCTGCTTACGCTGTGTGTCGTAGCAGCCGTCACATATCTGCTCACCGGGCCCGTGCGGAAGTTCGCCATTGCCGCAGGGGCGATGCCGGCTGTGCGGGCACGCGACGTGCACCGGGAGCCGACGCCGCGGCTCGGCGGTATCGCGATGTTCGGCGGGATGTGCGCGGGTCTCCTGGTCGCTTCCCAGCTCACCAACCTCGGTGAGCTGTTCACGCTCTCCGACGAACCCCGGGCACTGCTCTCGGGTGCCGGGCTGATCTGGCTGATCGGCGTGCTGGACGACAAGTGGGGCGTCGACGCGCTGGTGAAGCTCGGCGGGCAGATGATCGCCGCCGGTGTGATGGTGCTCCAGGGGCTGACGATCCTGTGGCTGCCGGTGCCGGGCGTGGGGAACGTCGCACTCACGCCGCTGCAGGGCACGCTCCTCACGGTCACGGTCGTCGTGATCACCATCAACGCGGTCAACTTCGTCGACGGCCTCGACGGCCTCGCCTCGGGCATGGTGCTCATCGCGGCTGCGGCGTTCTTCATGTACGCCTATCGGATCTGGTACGGCTACGGGGTCGAGGCGGCGGCGCCGGCGACGTTGTTCGCGGCGGTGCTGATGGGGATGTGCCTGGGCTTCCTGCCGCACAACATGCATCCGGCCCGGATCTTCATGGGCGACTCCGGTTCCATGCTGATCGGGCTGGTCCTGGCCGGCGGGGCGGTTTCCATCACCGGGCAGGTGGACCCGGACCGCCTCTCCATGAGCACCGGTTCGGTGCGGGACGCCGTCCATTCCATGGTGCCGGTCTATATGCCGCTGCTGCTGCCCCTCGGCATCATCGCGATCCCGGTGGCCGACCTGGTGATGGCGATCGTGCGGCGTACCTGGAACGGCCGCTCGCCGTTCGCGGCCGACCGGGGGCATCTGCACCACCGGCTGCTGGAGGTCGGGCACTCGCACAGCCGTGCCGTGCTGATCATGTACTTCTGGGCCGCGTTGATCGCCTTCGGAGCCGTGGCCTTCTCGGTGCGCTCCTCCAGCCTCGCCATCGTGCTGACGATCGTGCTGCTGAGCGCCGTGGGTCTGGTGGTGCTGCTGATGCCGCGCTACACGCCGCGGGTGCCCGGCTGGGCGCAGCGGATGCTGCCGCCCCGGTACCGGCGGGGCGGCCAGGAGCCGACGGAAGCCGAGGTGGCTGCGCCGGAGTCGGCGGCCGCGGGGGAGCGGCCGACGGCGCGGGAGGCGGATCGTGAGCCCGCGATGGCCGGGTTGCACGGGGCGACGGCTATCGGGGAACGTCGGCAGTTCACCCGGGAGAAGAAGATCAACACCCCTGAGTGA
- a CDS encoding protein-tyrosine-phosphatase yields MSGADGAFRILHVSTGNVCRSPITERLTRHALADRLGERRTGGLVVESAGTWGHEGAPMEENAVAVLLEHGADAEGFTGRELLDEHVIRADLVLTATRDHRAQVISMGHSAGLRTFTLKEFTRLVRAIDPATLPVAGSPEDVVERARALVQAAAALRGWLLAPSPEADEIYDPYGAPIPYFRSVGEEISGALDPVVTALTGVPAPA; encoded by the coding sequence ATAAGCGGCGCCGACGGCGCGTTCCGTATCCTCCACGTCTCCACAGGCAACGTGTGCCGCTCGCCGATCACCGAGCGGCTCACCCGGCATGCCCTGGCCGACCGGCTCGGGGAGCGCCGTACCGGCGGTCTCGTGGTCGAGAGTGCGGGGACGTGGGGGCACGAGGGCGCGCCCATGGAGGAGAACGCGGTCGCCGTGCTGCTCGAACACGGCGCGGACGCCGAGGGGTTCACCGGGCGCGAGCTGCTGGACGAGCATGTGATCCGGGCCGACCTGGTACTGACGGCCACCCGCGACCACCGTGCGCAGGTGATCTCCATGGGCCACTCCGCGGGCCTGCGCACCTTCACGCTCAAGGAGTTCACCCGGCTGGTGCGGGCGATAGACCCCGCGACGCTGCCGGTCGCGGGCAGCCCCGAGGACGTGGTGGAGCGCGCCCGTGCGCTGGTGCAGGCGGCGGCCGCGCTGCGCGGCTGGCTGCTGGCGCCCAGCCCGGAGGCGGACGAGATCTACGACCCCTACGGGGCTCCCATCCCGTATTTCCGCAGCGTCGGCGAGGAGATCAGCGGCGCGCTGGATCCGGTGGTCACCGCCCTGACGGGGGTCCCGGCGCCTGCCTAG
- the atpE gene encoding ATP synthase F0 subunit C, whose translation MSALQSLAAVEIQGNLAAIGYGLAAIGPGIGVGIVFGNGTQALARQPEAAGLIRQNQILGFALCEALALIGLVMGYAYPS comes from the coding sequence ATGTCCGCTCTCCAGAGCCTCGCCGCCGTCGAAATCCAGGGCAACCTCGCCGCGATCGGCTACGGCCTCGCCGCCATCGGCCCCGGCATCGGCGTCGGCATCGTCTTCGGCAACGGCACGCAGGCGCTCGCCCGGCAGCCCGAGGCCGCCGGCCTCATCCGCCAGAACCAGATCCTCGGCTTCGCCCTCTGTGAGGCGCTGGCGCTGATCGGTCTGGTCATGGGCTACGCCTACCCCAGCTGA
- a CDS encoding F0F1 ATP synthase subunit B: MIAFVQMAAEEENPLVPPIPEFVIGLLAFAIVFFALWKKLLPSINKVLEERRDAIEGGIEKAEAAQQEAADVLQQYKDQLAEARHEAARLRSEAQEQGATLIAEMRAEGQRQREEIIAAGHAQVEADRKQAAQTLRQDVGKLATDLAGKLVGESLDDHARQSRVIDRFLDGLEDAAEADASGAAR; encoded by the coding sequence GTGATCGCCTTCGTACAGATGGCGGCCGAGGAGGAGAACCCCCTCGTCCCGCCGATCCCCGAGTTCGTCATCGGGCTGCTCGCCTTCGCCATCGTCTTCTTCGCCCTGTGGAAGAAGCTCCTCCCGAGCATCAACAAGGTGCTGGAAGAGCGTCGTGACGCCATCGAGGGCGGCATCGAGAAGGCCGAGGCCGCGCAGCAGGAAGCCGCCGACGTACTCCAGCAGTACAAGGACCAGCTCGCCGAGGCCCGCCACGAGGCTGCCCGGCTGCGGTCCGAGGCCCAGGAGCAGGGCGCCACGCTCATCGCCGAGATGCGCGCGGAGGGCCAGCGGCAGCGTGAGGAGATCATCGCCGCCGGTCACGCCCAGGTCGAGGCCGACCGCAAGCAGGCCGCGCAGACCCTGCGCCAGGACGTGGGCAAGCTCGCCACCGACCTGGCCGGCAAGCTCGTCGGCGAGTCGCTCGACGACCACGCCCGGCAGAGCCGGGTGATCGACCGCTTCCTCGACGGGCTCGAAGACGCCGCCGAGGCAGACGCCAGCGGAGCCGCCCGATGA
- the atpB gene encoding F0F1 ATP synthase subunit A: MQKELAVSADQMLAFETDCHIFSGCGFEAPGVHSFIFKPLFTVGGIEFDKTMLLALVGTVAIVWFFWAAFARPKLVPGKLQMVGEAGYDFIRRGVVYEGLGKKEGEKYVPLIVSLFFFVWIMNMWAVIPLAQFPVTSVISYPAALALIVYVLYISLTFKRNGFVGGWKNLSGYDKSLGAVLPLIMFLELFQNLLVRPFTHAVRLFANMFAGHTLLLLFTLATWYLLNGFGILYSGVSFIMTVLMVAFELFIQAVQAYVFVLLATNYIQGALSESH, from the coding sequence ATGCAGAAGGAGCTCGCGGTGAGTGCTGACCAGATGCTCGCCTTCGAGACCGATTGCCACATCTTCTCCGGCTGCGGCTTCGAGGCGCCCGGAGTCCATTCGTTCATCTTCAAACCGCTGTTCACCGTCGGTGGCATCGAGTTCGACAAGACCATGCTGCTGGCGCTGGTGGGCACGGTCGCGATCGTCTGGTTCTTCTGGGCCGCTTTCGCCAGGCCGAAGCTGGTGCCGGGCAAACTCCAGATGGTCGGCGAGGCCGGGTACGACTTCATCCGCCGCGGTGTCGTGTACGAGGGGCTCGGCAAGAAGGAAGGCGAGAAGTACGTTCCGCTGATCGTCTCGCTGTTCTTCTTCGTCTGGATCATGAACATGTGGGCGGTCATTCCGCTCGCACAGTTCCCCGTGACCTCGGTCATCTCCTACCCGGCGGCCCTGGCCCTGATCGTGTACGTGCTGTACATCAGCCTCACGTTCAAGCGCAACGGATTCGTCGGGGGCTGGAAGAACCTCTCGGGCTACGACAAGTCGCTCGGCGCGGTGCTGCCCCTGATCATGTTCCTGGAGCTCTTCCAGAACCTGCTGGTGCGTCCTTTCACGCACGCTGTGCGACTCTTCGCCAACATGTTCGCCGGGCACACCCTGCTGCTGCTGTTCACGCTCGCCACGTGGTACCTGCTGAACGGCTTCGGCATTCTCTACTCCGGCGTCTCTTTCATCATGACCGTGCTGATGGTGGCCTTCGAGCTGTTCATCCAGGCGGTTCAGGCGTACGTCTTCGTGCTGCTGGCCACCAACTACATCCAGGGTGCTCTCTCCGAGAGCCACTGA